A genomic window from Balaenoptera acutorostrata chromosome 20, mBalAcu1.1, whole genome shotgun sequence includes:
- the ATPAF2 gene encoding ATP synthase mitochondrial F1 complex assembly factor 2 isoform X1, translating to MWRSCLRLRGGGRHLLNCPRGGLTASEGPGPKPPARARAYAPPAERKRFYQNVSITQGEGGFEINLDHRKLRTPQAKLFTVPSEALAVAVATEWDSQQDTIKAYTMHLTTLCNTSLDNPTQRGKDQLIQAAAKFLDTDTVCYRVEEPETLVELQRNEWDPVIGWAERRYGVKIGSSTSIMGPSIPARTREVLVSHLASYNTWALQGIEFVVSQLKSMVLTLGLIDLHLTVEQAVLLSRLEETFQIQKWGNVEWAHDYEVWDLRARTAAGALFVHLCSESSAVKHKLLQGRHGFEPWSGKIPHAAEQLSPCATTIEPAL from the exons ATGTGGAGGAGCTGCCTCCGGCTGCGGGGCGGGGGTCGCCACCTCCTGAACTGCCCCCGGGGTGGCCTCACCGCCTCCGAGGGGCCGGGGCCAAAACCCCCGGCCCGCGCCCGGGCCTACGCGCCGCCGGCAG AAAGGAAGAGGTTCTATCAGAATGTCAGCATCACACAGGGTGAAG GTGGCTTTGAGATCAATCTGGACCACAGGAAGCTGAGGACTCCCCAAGCCAAGCTCTTCACCGTCCCCAGCGAGGCCCTGGCCGTCGCTGTGGCCACCGAGTGGGACTCCCAGCAGGACACCATCAAGGCGTACACCATGCACCTG ACCACACTGTGCAACACGTCTCTAGACAACCCGACCCAGCGAGGCAAGGACCAGCTCATCCAGGCAGCCGCAAAGTTCCTGGACACTGACACCGTCTG CTACAGGGTGGAAGAACCAGAGACGCTGGTGGAGCTGCAGAGGAACGAGTGGGACCCGGTCATAGGCTGGGCTGAGAGGAG ATACGGCGTGAAGATCGGCTCCTCCACCAGCATCATGGGGCCCAGCATCCCAGCCCGGACTCGGGAGGTGCTGGTCAGCCACCTGGCCTCTTACAACACGTGGGCCCTACAGG GGATCGAGTTTGTGGTGAGCCAGCTCAAGTCCATGGTGCTGACCTTGGGCCTGATCGACCTGCACCTGACGGTGGAGCAGGCCGTGCTGCTGTCGCGCCTGGAGGAGACGTTCCAG ATCCAGAAGTGGGGCAATGTCGAGTGGGCCCACGACTACGAGGTGTGGGACCTGCGGGCGCGCACGGCCGCTGGCGCCCTCTTCGTGCACCTCTGCTCCGAGAGCTCGGCCGTCAAGCACAAGCTGCTGCAGGG gagacacgggttcgagccctggtccgggaagatcccacatgccgcagagcaactaagcccgtgcgccacaactattgagcctgcgctctag
- the ATPAF2 gene encoding ATP synthase mitochondrial F1 complex assembly factor 2 isoform X3 produces MKTWRERKRFYQNVSITQGEGGFEINLDHRKLRTPQAKLFTVPSEALAVAVATEWDSQQDTIKAYTMHLTTLCNTSLDNPTQRGKDQLIQAAAKFLDTDTVCYRVEEPETLVELQRNEWDPVIGWAERRYGVKIGSSTSIMGPSIPARTREVLVSHLASYNTWALQGIEFVVSQLKSMVLTLGLIDLHLTVEQAVLLSRLEETFQIQKWGNVEWAHDYEVWDLRARTAAGALFVHLCSESSAVKHKLLQGRHGFEPWSGKIPHAAEQLSPCATTIEPAL; encoded by the exons ATGAAGACTTGGAGAG AAAGGAAGAGGTTCTATCAGAATGTCAGCATCACACAGGGTGAAG GTGGCTTTGAGATCAATCTGGACCACAGGAAGCTGAGGACTCCCCAAGCCAAGCTCTTCACCGTCCCCAGCGAGGCCCTGGCCGTCGCTGTGGCCACCGAGTGGGACTCCCAGCAGGACACCATCAAGGCGTACACCATGCACCTG ACCACACTGTGCAACACGTCTCTAGACAACCCGACCCAGCGAGGCAAGGACCAGCTCATCCAGGCAGCCGCAAAGTTCCTGGACACTGACACCGTCTG CTACAGGGTGGAAGAACCAGAGACGCTGGTGGAGCTGCAGAGGAACGAGTGGGACCCGGTCATAGGCTGGGCTGAGAGGAG ATACGGCGTGAAGATCGGCTCCTCCACCAGCATCATGGGGCCCAGCATCCCAGCCCGGACTCGGGAGGTGCTGGTCAGCCACCTGGCCTCTTACAACACGTGGGCCCTACAGG GGATCGAGTTTGTGGTGAGCCAGCTCAAGTCCATGGTGCTGACCTTGGGCCTGATCGACCTGCACCTGACGGTGGAGCAGGCCGTGCTGCTGTCGCGCCTGGAGGAGACGTTCCAG ATCCAGAAGTGGGGCAATGTCGAGTGGGCCCACGACTACGAGGTGTGGGACCTGCGGGCGCGCACGGCCGCTGGCGCCCTCTTCGTGCACCTCTGCTCCGAGAGCTCGGCCGTCAAGCACAAGCTGCTGCAGGG gagacacgggttcgagccctggtccgggaagatcccacatgccgcagagcaactaagcccgtgcgccacaactattgagcctgcgctctag
- the ATPAF2 gene encoding ATP synthase mitochondrial F1 complex assembly factor 2 isoform X4, with translation MWRSCLRLRGGGRHLLNCPRGGLTASEGPGPKPPARARAYAPPAERKRFYQNVSITQGEGGFEINLDHRKLRTPQAKLFTVPSEALAVAVATEWDSQQDTIKAYTMHLTTLCNTSLDNPTQRGKDQLIQAAAKFLDTDTVCYRVEEPETLVELQRNEWDPVIGWAERRYGVKIGSSTSIMGPSIPARTREVLVSHLASYNTWALQGIEFVVSQLKSMVLTLGLIDLHLTVEQAVLLSRLEETFQETRVRALVREDPTCRRATKPVRHNY, from the exons ATGTGGAGGAGCTGCCTCCGGCTGCGGGGCGGGGGTCGCCACCTCCTGAACTGCCCCCGGGGTGGCCTCACCGCCTCCGAGGGGCCGGGGCCAAAACCCCCGGCCCGCGCCCGGGCCTACGCGCCGCCGGCAG AAAGGAAGAGGTTCTATCAGAATGTCAGCATCACACAGGGTGAAG GTGGCTTTGAGATCAATCTGGACCACAGGAAGCTGAGGACTCCCCAAGCCAAGCTCTTCACCGTCCCCAGCGAGGCCCTGGCCGTCGCTGTGGCCACCGAGTGGGACTCCCAGCAGGACACCATCAAGGCGTACACCATGCACCTG ACCACACTGTGCAACACGTCTCTAGACAACCCGACCCAGCGAGGCAAGGACCAGCTCATCCAGGCAGCCGCAAAGTTCCTGGACACTGACACCGTCTG CTACAGGGTGGAAGAACCAGAGACGCTGGTGGAGCTGCAGAGGAACGAGTGGGACCCGGTCATAGGCTGGGCTGAGAGGAG ATACGGCGTGAAGATCGGCTCCTCCACCAGCATCATGGGGCCCAGCATCCCAGCCCGGACTCGGGAGGTGCTGGTCAGCCACCTGGCCTCTTACAACACGTGGGCCCTACAGG GGATCGAGTTTGTGGTGAGCCAGCTCAAGTCCATGGTGCTGACCTTGGGCCTGATCGACCTGCACCTGACGGTGGAGCAGGCCGTGCTGCTGTCGCGCCTGGAGGAGACGTTCCAG gagacacgggttcgagccctggtccgggaagatcccacatgccgcagagcaactaagcccgtgcgccacaactattga
- the ATPAF2 gene encoding ATP synthase mitochondrial F1 complex assembly factor 2 isoform X2 → MWRSCLRLRGGGRHLLNCPRGGLTASEGPGPKPPARARAYAPPAERKRFYQNVSITQGEGGFEINLDHRKLRTPQAKLFTVPSEALAVAVATEWDSQQDTIKAYTMHLTTLCNTSLDNPTQRGKDQLIQAAAKFLDTDTVCYRVEEPETLVELQRNEWDPVIGWAERRYGVKIGSSTSIMGPSIPARTREVLVSHLASYNTWALQGIEFVVSQLKSMVLTLGLIDLHLTVEQAVLLSRLEETFQIQKWGNVEWAHDYEVWDLRARTAAGALFVHLCSESSAVKHKLLQG, encoded by the exons ATGTGGAGGAGCTGCCTCCGGCTGCGGGGCGGGGGTCGCCACCTCCTGAACTGCCCCCGGGGTGGCCTCACCGCCTCCGAGGGGCCGGGGCCAAAACCCCCGGCCCGCGCCCGGGCCTACGCGCCGCCGGCAG AAAGGAAGAGGTTCTATCAGAATGTCAGCATCACACAGGGTGAAG GTGGCTTTGAGATCAATCTGGACCACAGGAAGCTGAGGACTCCCCAAGCCAAGCTCTTCACCGTCCCCAGCGAGGCCCTGGCCGTCGCTGTGGCCACCGAGTGGGACTCCCAGCAGGACACCATCAAGGCGTACACCATGCACCTG ACCACACTGTGCAACACGTCTCTAGACAACCCGACCCAGCGAGGCAAGGACCAGCTCATCCAGGCAGCCGCAAAGTTCCTGGACACTGACACCGTCTG CTACAGGGTGGAAGAACCAGAGACGCTGGTGGAGCTGCAGAGGAACGAGTGGGACCCGGTCATAGGCTGGGCTGAGAGGAG ATACGGCGTGAAGATCGGCTCCTCCACCAGCATCATGGGGCCCAGCATCCCAGCCCGGACTCGGGAGGTGCTGGTCAGCCACCTGGCCTCTTACAACACGTGGGCCCTACAGG GGATCGAGTTTGTGGTGAGCCAGCTCAAGTCCATGGTGCTGACCTTGGGCCTGATCGACCTGCACCTGACGGTGGAGCAGGCCGTGCTGCTGTCGCGCCTGGAGGAGACGTTCCAG ATCCAGAAGTGGGGCAATGTCGAGTGGGCCCACGACTACGAGGTGTGGGACCTGCGGGCGCGCACGGCCGCTGGCGCCCTCTTCGTGCACCTCTGCTCCGAGAGCTCGGCCGTCAAGCACAAGCTGCTGCAGGGGTGA